Proteins co-encoded in one Oncorhynchus kisutch isolate 150728-3 linkage group LG1, Okis_V2, whole genome shotgun sequence genomic window:
- the LOC109893182 gene encoding acidic mammalian chitinase has protein sequence MARLTVLAGLGLLMMVQIAASTKLVCHMTNWAQYRPSSGKFTPENIDPFLCTHVVYGLATINSFNQVAPIEWNDETLYISLNNLKNVNPMLKTLLSVGGTVNGLSPFIGMVSKPESRQAFIKSAINYLRSHNFDGLNLAWEYPTQNGSPNGDRKRFTELVRELQKAFMEDAKDTKLTQLLLSASVAALRPTINSSYEVAQIASSLDFINVMTYDFHGHWEKATGHNSPLYRSSHDSVTHYDFNVDSAITYWLDNGAPAEKLLMSFPTYGRTYRLTTTNTGLGAPANGPADAGPFTREAGYWSYYEVCAFTSSATVGWIDEQKVPYAVQGSSWVGYDNKESYAAKVHWLRNKNLGGASVWTLDMDDFTGAFCADGSFPLVNHLRNSLGFAPKPTTTRAPTTTPDPILSFCSGRPDGLYVNVIDNTTYFQCFRGNTYLHRCQPGLVYIDSCKCCDWP, from the exons ATGGCCAGACTCACTGTGCTTGCAG GTCTGGGCCTTCTGATGATGGTGCAGATTG CCGCCTCCACCAAACTGGTCTGCCACATGACCAACTGGGCCCAGTACCGCCCCAGCAGTGGGAAATTCACCCCTGAGAACATCGACCCCTTCCTCTGCACCCATGTGGTCTACGGCCTGGCCACCATCAACAGCTTCAACCAGGTCGCCCCCATCGAGTGGAACGACGAAACATTATACATCAGCCTCAACAACCTGAAGAACGT GAACCCAATGCTGAAGACTCTGCTTTCTGTCGGAGGCACAGTCAACGGACTCAGCCC ATTCATCGGCATGGTGTCCAAACCTGAGAGCCGCCAGGCCTTCATCAAGTCAGCCATCAACTACCTGCGTTCCCACAACTTTGATGGTCTCAACCTGGCCTGGGAGTACCCCACTCAGAACGGCAGCCCCAACGGAGACAGGAAGAGGTTCACCGAGCTCGTCAGG GAGCTGCAGAAGGCCTTTATGGAAGATGCCAAAGACACCAAGCTAACCCAGCTGCTGCTGTCTGCCAGCGTGGCTGCTTTACGGCCCACCATCAACTCCAGCTACGAGGTGGCCCAGATCGCCAG CTCTCTGGACTTCATCAACGTGATGACCTATGACTTTCACGGACACTGGGAGAAAGCAACCGGACACAACAGCCCCCTGTACCGCAGCAGTCACGACTCAGTGACACACTACGACTTCAACGTC GACTCTGCCATCACCTACTGGCTGGACAACGGTGCCCCTGCTGAGAAGCTGTTGATGAGTTTCCCCACATATGGCCGCACCTACCGtctcaccaccaccaacactggCCTGGGAGCTCCCGCCAACGGCCCTGCTGACGCCGGCCCATTCACCCGCGAAGCAGGATACTGGTCCTACTACGAG gtCTGCGCCTTCACCTCCAGCGCCACTGTTGGGTGGATTGATGAGCAGAAGGTCCCCTATGCTGTCCAGGGCAGCTCCTGGGTGGGCTATGACAACAAGGAGAGCTACGCTGCCAAG GTCCATTGGCTGAGGAACAAGAACCTGGGAGGAGCCTCCGTGTGGACACTGGACATGGATGACTTCACTGGTGCTTTCTGTGCTGATGGTTCCTTCCCTCTTGTCAATCACCTCCGCAACTCTCTGG gCTTCGCCCCCAAGCCCACAACCACTCgggcccccaccaccacccctgaCCCCATCCTCAGCTTCTGCTCCGGACGCCCAGATGGCTTGTACGTCAACGTCATCGACAACACCACCTATTTCCAGTGTTTCCGTGGAAACACCTACCTGCACCGATGCCAGCCCGGCCTCGTCTATATTGATTCCTGCAAGTGCTGTGACTGGCCCTGA
- the LOC109893174 gene encoding contactin-2 produces MARWSVRMILLSLSSLALSYAVGGDVCITGHDSGPVFEEQPSSVVYPEGLSKGTVTLNCQARASPAATYRWHVNGTNVPVGDLRYTLVAGNLVISGPQYGSDGGSYQCLAMNRCGTILSRVANLKFGYLHDFSGEGQSPQTVYEGAGAFLACQAPAHYPALSYRWFVNDFPSFVKPDGGRWFVSQVTGNLYLAKAEPNDTASYFCFTTIDMDISTKSTFSKANQLTVQPDANTRKSAPAIKVRFPAETYALAGHTTQLECFAYGNPIPKLRWRKVDGLLPSKAGASAEGPILTLPEITFHDEGVYECEAYNSEGRDKHQGRINVQAQPEWLQVMSDSEVEISSELHWTCVAAGKPRPSIRWLRNGQPLSTQDRVEVNGGRLKVINLALEDSGMYQCVAENKHDTIYSNAELRVQVQAPDFRSNPVRRLVPAARGGQVMLECRPRAAPKPTLFWSRGTELLTNSSRVTVTPDGILWIHNISRADEGKYTCFAENYLGKANSTGHLSVRDATKITLAPSNADINQEENVTLQCHASHDPTMDLTFTWAHNGALLDLEDPAGPYHRVEGKETIGDLLIVSGQLSQAGTYSCTAQTVVDSASASAKLVVRGPPGPPGGLVVKNVAETSAELRWSRGYDNHSPIGKYVIMGCSPLSSGWRTMRTEPSNIEGNAESARVVGLLPWMDYEFQVIASNILGSGEPSMSSHTVRTQQAAPTVAPSGLGGGGGDRNELIITWTPMAREYQNGDGFGYILAFRKRNTPTWVVERVSNVESSRYVYSNQSLSPYCPFEVKIKAYNRKGEGPFSQIALVHSAEEEPTVAPLRINATALTAFEMQVSWDPVQHLSANGILRGYEIRYWRQHEREAAADRVRTAGLETTARVAGLRPSTRYHVTVLAYNSAGTGPASPKSTVTTRRPPPNRPPGNVFWKTDGSWVTVRWDHVKALGNESAVLGYKVLYKHEGQSALKVLDKGKTSVTLPLPKDNGYVVLEIRSWGEGGDGAAHETIVSRDSGTGMMVQNQARSPWSNHAPLLLTATLSLTLIGLLDL; encoded by the exons ATGGCGCGTTGGAGCGTGAGAATGATTCTGTTGAGCCTCAGCTCATTAGCTCTGAGCTACGCTGTCg gcGGGGACGTGTGCATAACAGGTCATGACAGTGGGCCAGTGTTTGAGGAGCAGCCCAGCAGTGTGGTTTACCCAGAAGGTCTCAGTAAGGGAACAGTTACTCTCAACTGCCAGGCTAGAGCCAGCCCTGCTGCTACGTACAG GTGGCATGTGAATGGTACGAATGTCCCGGTAGGGGACCTCCGGTATACACTGGTAGCCGGTAACCTGGTGATCAGTGGTCCCCAGTACGGCAGTGACGGAGGCTCCTACCAGTGTCTGGCCATGAACCGCTGTGGCACCATACTCAGCCGCGTCGCCAATCTCAAATTCGGCT ACCTCCATGACTTCTCTGGGGAAGGGCAGAGCCCGCAGACAGTGTACGAGGGTGCAGGTGCCTTCCTGGCCTGTCAGGCCCCAGCCCActacccag CGCTGTCCTACCGCTGGTTCGTTAACGACTTCCCCAGCTTCGTGAAGCCTGACGGGGGTAGGTGGTTCGTCTCCCAGGTAACGGGCAACCTGTACCTGGCCAAGGCGGAGCCTAACGATACGGCAAGCTACTTTTGCTTCACCACCATCGACATGGACATCAGTACCAAGAGTACCTTCAGCAAGGCCAACCAGCTCACCGTGCAGccagacg CCAATACCAGGAAGTCAGCTCCTGCTATCAAAGTGCGTTTTCCAGCAGAGACTTACGCCCTGGCAGGACACACCACCCAGCTGGAGTGCTTTGCCTACGGAAA TCCCATCCCAAAGTTGCGTTGGAGGAAGGTGGATGGTCTGTTGCCGTCTAAGGCCGGGGCCAGTGCAGAGGGACCCATCCTCACTCTGCCTGAGATTACCTTCCATGACGAGGGCGTGTACGAGTGTGAGGCCTACAACTCTGAGGGCCGCGACAAACACCAGGGACGCATCAACGTGCAAG CCCAGCCAGAGTGGCTGCAGGTGATGAGTGACTCTGAGGTGGAGATCAGTTCAGAACTGCACTGGACCTGTGTGGCTGCTGGCAAACCAAGACCCTCCATACGCTGGTTACGTAATGGACAGCCCCTTAGCACacag GACCGAGTGGAGGTCAATGGGGGTCGTCTGAAGGTCATCAACCTGGCACTGGAGGATTCTGGGATGTATCAGTGTGTGGCTGAAAACAAACACGACACCATCTACTCCAACGCCGAACTGAGGGTGCAAG TCCAGGCCCCAGACTTCCGCTCCAACCCGGTGAGGAGGTTGGTCCCAGCAGCCCGAGGGGGGCAGGTGATGTTGGAGTGTCGGCCGCGAGCCGCCCCAAAACCTACCCTGTTCTGGAGCCGTGGCACTGAGCTCCTCACCAACAGCAGCAg GGTGACAGTGACTCCAGATGGGATCCTGTGGATCCACAACATCAGCAGGGCAGATGAGGGGAAGTACACCTGCTTTGCTGAGAACTACTTGGGCAAGGCCAACAGCACTGGACACCTGTCGGTTAGAG aTGCCACTAAGATCACCCTAGCTCCCTCCAACGCTGACATCAACCAGGAAGAGAACGTCACGCTGCAGTGTCACGCGTCACATGATCCCACCATGGACCTCACCTTCACCTGGGCTCATAATGGAGCTCTGCTGGACCTGGAGGACCCCGCCGGACCGTACCACCGTGTGGAGGGG aAGGAGACCATAGGGGATCTGTTGATAGTGAGTGGTCAGCTGAGTCAGGCCGGTACATACAGCTGTACAGCTCAGACCGTGGTGGACAGCGCCTCAGCCTCCGCTAAACTGGTGGTCAGAG GCCCCCCGGGACCTCCTGGTGGTTTAGTGGTGAAGAACGTTGCTGAGACGTCGGCGGAGCTGCGGTGGAGTCGTGGCTATGACAACCACAGCCCCATCGGGAAGTATGTCATCATGGGTTGCTCCCCACTGTCATCCGGATGGAGGACGATGAGGACAG AACCATCTAACATTGAAGGCAATGCTGAATCGGCTCGTGTGGTTGGCCTGTTGCCCTGGATGGACTATGAGTTCCAGGTCATCGCCAGTAACATCCTGGGTAGTGGAGAGCCTAGCATGTCCTCTCACACCGTACGCACCCAGCAAGCAGCTCCCACAGTGGCCCCTAGTGGActaggtggaggaggaggagaccgcAACGAACTCATCATCACCTGGACC CCCATGGCCAGAGAGTACCAGAATGGAGATGGCTTTGGCTACATCCTGGCATTCCGGAAGCGGAACACTCCGACATGGGTGGTGGAGCGTGTTTCCAACGTGGAGTCGTCTCGCTATGTGTACTCCAACCAGAGCCTGTCCCCCTACTGCCCATTTGAGGTGAAGATCAAAGCCTACAACCGTAAAGGAGAGGGTCCCTTCAGCCAGATTGCCCTGGTGCACTCTGCAGAGGAGG AGCCCACGGTGGCGCCCTTGAGGATCAATGCCACGGCTCTGACGGCGTTCGAGATGCAGGTGTCGTGGGACCCGGTCCAACACCTCAGCGCCAATGGCATCCTCAGAGGTTACGAG ATCCGGTACTGGCGTCAGCATGAGCGGGAGGCAGCTGCAGACCGTGTGCGTACAGCCGGGTTGGAGACAACGGCTCGCGTGGCAGGACTGAGACCCAGCACCCGGTACCATGTTACCGTGCTGGCCTACAACAGCGCTGGCACAGGACCAGCCTCACCCAAATCCACTGTCACTACCAGGAGACCAC CTCCTAATCGCCCCCCTGGCAACGTGTTCTGGAAGACTGATGGCTCATGGGTAACTGTGAGGTGGGATCATGTCAAGGCCCTCGGCAACGAATCAGCTGTGCTGGGCTACAAG GTGTTGTATAAGCATGAGGGCCAGTCTGCACTGAAGGTTCTGGACAAGGGGAAGACGTCCGTCACCCTGCCCTTACCCAAAGACAACGGCTATGTGGTCCTGGAGATACGCTcctggggggagggaggagacggagccGCACACGAGACCATTGTTTCCCGCGACTCAG GAACTGGAATGATGGTGCAGAACCAAGCAAGATCCCCATGGTCCAATCatgctcccctccttctcaccgccacactctccctcactcttATTGGCTTACTGGACCTGTGA